Below is a genomic region from Scytonema millei VB511283.
TGTACGGTCATGTAGATGTGGGCTGTATGCACGTTCGACCAGCACTAGATCTGAAAGTACCGCAAGATGAAGCACTCATAAGAGAATTATCTGACAAAGTTGTGGCGCTGGTCAGAAAATATGGTGGCGTGATGTGGGGGGAACACGGCAAAGGATTTCGCAGCGAATATACTCCTACTTTTTTTGGTGAACTGTATCCCGATTTAGGCAAAATTAAAGCAGCTTTCGATCCTGAAAATCGCTTGAACCCTGGGAAAATTGTCGCGCCAAACGCTAGTTCCGATGAGGTGGTACGAGTCGAAGCACCTTTACGGGGACATTTCGATCGCCAAGTTGCCAAAGAAGTGCGATCGCAATACGAAGTTGCTTTTAGCTGTAATGGTAATGGCGCGTGCTTTAACTACAATCCCGATGATGTCATGTGTCCGTCTGCCAAAGTTACAGGCGATCGCATCCACTCGCCTAAAGGTCGTGCCAGTTTGATGAGGGAATGGTTGCGGCAATTGGCAATAACTAAAAGTGAAGAACTCGAAAAATCTGGAAATTTTACCCGCAAGTTCTGGAATAATTTAACTAAGATCTGGGGAAGTTATGACTATTCTCATGAAGTCTACGAGGGAATGCACGGCTGTCTTTCCTGTAAAGCTTGCGCTAGCCAATGTCCGATTCATGTAGACATTCCCAGCCTGAAAGCCCAATTTCTCGAACTCTATCACACCCGCTATCTCCGGCATTGGCGCGATTATTTTGTCGGTTATATTGAAATTCATGCCAGTTGGCAATCTCACGCACCTGTTTTAGTCAATTTTCTGACTCAAAACTCGGTGACGCACTGGTTAATTCAAAAACTTGTCCGAATGGTCGATCCACCCGCAGTCAGCACGCTGACTGTCAGACACGGATTAAAACAAAGACAAGCACCAGTTTTTAATTTAGAGAAATTATCTACGCTTAGCGATTTGGAACGAGCAAACAGCGTTATTTTATTGCAAGATGCTTTTACCAGCTTTTACGAATCGCAAATAGTTCTCGACACCTACGATTTTTTATGCCAGTTGGGATATACAGTGTACGTTTCGCCATTTTTTCCAAGTGGAAAGCCTTTACACGTTAAAGGGTTTTTAAAAAGATTTCAGGCGATCGCGCAAAAAAATACTGACTATCTCAATCGATTAGCACAATTAGAAATTCCCCTGATAGGAATTGAGCCTAGTATCGTCCTTACCTACCGAGATGAGTATATCAAAGTTCAAGGCTTAAAAGCAAATTTTCAAGTGCAACTACTGCAAGAATTTTTGTGGGAAAAACGCGAGCGATTAAAGCAAAGAATAGGCGATCGCATATTTGAATTAAACCATTATTACTTATTCGGTCACTGTACCGAAAAAACGCTTGCTTTAAACTCACAAAAACAATGGCAGCAAGTCTTTCAAATGTTAAAAATTCCTTTGAGTTTAGTTTCTACAGGCTGTTGTGGCATGGCAGGGATTTACGGACATGAAGCCGAACACTATAATGAATCTCAAGGAATTTATGCTATGAGCTGGAAACGGCAAATTTCATCCGATGTAGAACAGAGAAAATTATGTTTAGCTACTGGTTACTCTTGTCGTTCTCAAGTCAAACGATTTGATGAATTCATACCTTTACACCCTATTCAAGTTCTACTTTCGCTCGTCCCTCACTTCTAACCTTCAAACCCTAATCTATGGACT
It encodes:
- the ydiJ gene encoding D-2-hydroxyglutarate dehydrogenase YdiJ, coding for MIPKLNLKENLKSEYLLFLEALAKTPFSGEIRPDFASRLMMSTDNSIYQILPQAVVYPKTETDLLHLFQLARQEQFKSVTFSPRGGGTGTNGQSLSSGIIIDCSKYMHQILEINLEQRWVRVQPGVILDKLNAELKPYGMFFAPSLSPSNRATIGGMINTDACGQGSRIYGRTSNHILELSWVLPDGTVGRSHAINLNTLNHLKQQPNRIGDIYRQVDEIVTAKQDLIQKSFPKMPRFMTGYNLAKVYSSQDRTFNLNWILAGSEGTLAVITEAKLNLNPIPKYKKLLAIHYNCFNDALFAAETLLASAPAAIETIDEKILNLAKQDEIYEKVKHFILGASAINLVEFVGDDVEELEQKIAQICQSITLNRSQPQQPIGYYLAQNETEISHLWDLRKRGVGLLGNAKGDRKPIAFIEDTAVPPACLANYIREFQTLLNAYQLDYAMYGHVDVGCMHVRPALDLKVPQDEALIRELSDKVVALVRKYGGVMWGEHGKGFRSEYTPTFFGELYPDLGKIKAAFDPENRLNPGKIVAPNASSDEVVRVEAPLRGHFDRQVAKEVRSQYEVAFSCNGNGACFNYNPDDVMCPSAKVTGDRIHSPKGRASLMREWLRQLAITKSEELEKSGNFTRKFWNNLTKIWGSYDYSHEVYEGMHGCLSCKACASQCPIHVDIPSLKAQFLELYHTRYLRHWRDYFVGYIEIHASWQSHAPVLVNFLTQNSVTHWLIQKLVRMVDPPAVSTLTVRHGLKQRQAPVFNLEKLSTLSDLERANSVILLQDAFTSFYESQIVLDTYDFLCQLGYTVYVSPFFPSGKPLHVKGFLKRFQAIAQKNTDYLNRLAQLEIPLIGIEPSIVLTYRDEYIKVQGLKANFQVQLLQEFLWEKRERLKQRIGDRIFELNHYYLFGHCTEKTLALNSQKQWQQVFQMLKIPLSLVSTGCCGMAGIYGHEAEHYNESQGIYAMSWKRQISSDVEQRKLCLATGYSCRSQVKRFDEFIPLHPIQVLLSLVPHF